One Nicotiana tomentosiformis chromosome 4, ASM39032v3, whole genome shotgun sequence genomic window carries:
- the LOC138910043 gene encoding uncharacterized protein, which yields MVEVNVIADYGEMVNIGHLSNRGRGRGSKRGGRTSSRGRGIIGGALNPMTPVYAKCDDQLREDLWESLRTLSDSYNLPWLVTGDFNCIINPVEKKGGSPHRMSKSLSFIQCIIDCELLDVGYTGSDFTWYIGWCPNKRVWQRLDRVLINHDWLNLFDSTQVSHLIRTGADHSPLLITMKSKMRDPKKYFRFLDFWIEEIDFISVVEQAWNVDVQGSPLWKFHL from the exons ATGGTTGAGGTTAATGTAATAGCAGACTATGGAGAGATGGTTAATATTGGGCACCTATCGAATAGAGGAAGAGGAAGGGGCAGCAAGAGAGGTGGAAGAACTTCATCAAGAGGCAGAGGGATTATAGGGG GAGCATTAAATCCAATG ACCCCTGTATATGCAAAGTGTGATGATCAACTAAGAGAGGATTTATGGGAGAGTCTTAGAACATTAAGTGATTCATACAACCTTCCATGGTTAGTAACAGGAGACTTTAATTGCATAATTAACCCAGTGGAAAAGAAAGGAGGATCTCCCCATAGAATGTCCAAAAGTTTGTCGTTCATTCAGTGTATCATAGATTGTGAGCTTCTGGATGTTGGCTATACTGGTTCTGATTTTACTTGGTATATTGGTTGGTGCCCAAACAAAAGAGTTTGGCAGCGATTAGATAGAGTATTGATAAATCATGATTGGTTGAACCTATTTGATTCTACTCAGGTTTCTCACTTGATCAGAACAGGAGCTGACCACTCCCCTCTACTAATCACTATGAAATCTAAGATGAGAGACcctaaaaaatattttaggtTCTTGGATTTCTGGATTGAAGAAATTGACTTTATCTCAGTAGTGGAGCAAGCATGGAACGTGGATGTGCAAGGATCTCCATTATGGAAGTTTCATCTATAA